The genomic window GTGGAGCGCGGGCATGCCCTGGTTGCGCACGCGGAAGACCGCGCCGCCCTGGGTGCCGGCCGGAATCTTGAGATTGATCGCGCCCTTCAGCGTCGGGACGTGGATTTCTCCGCCGAGCGCCGCCGTCGTGAACGGAATGGGCACGTCACAGCGGAGGTCCGTGCCGTCGCGCTCGAAGATCGGGTGCTCCTTGATGTGCATCACGACGTAGAGGTCGCCGGAGCCGCCGCCGCGCAGGCCGGCCTCGCCATTGCCGGTGGAGCGCAGGCGGGCGCCATGCTCGATGCCGGCGGGGATCTTGAGTTTCACGCGCGAGGTTTTCTCGGTGCGGCCTTCGCCGCCGCAGGAGCGGCAGGGTTTCTCGATCGTGCGGCCGGTCCCCTGGCAGCCGGGGCAGGTCTGCGCGACCTGAAAGAATCCGCGGGAAACGACAACCTGGCCGCGGCCGCGGCAGACGTTGCAGGTGACGGATTTCGAGCCGGGCTGGGCGCCGCTGCCGGAGCAGTCGTCGCAGGCGCTGAGCTTGCGAATCTCGATCTCCTTCTCGACGCCGTCGGAAGCTTCCTCGAGCGTGATCTGGAGGTCGTAGCGCAGGTCGGAGCCGCGCTGGCGTCCGTCCGCACTTGCGCCACCGCCTCCACCGAAAAACTGGTCGAAGATTCCCCCGGAGCCACCGCCCTGGCCGAAGACTTCGCGGAAAAGGTCGAAGGGATCGTGGAATCCGCCGCCGCCGCCAGCTCCTCCGCCTGCGCCCTGCTGGAAGGCGGCGTGACCGTAGCGATCGTAGGCGGCTCGCTTGTCGGGGTCCATGAGGACGTCGTAGGCGTGGCCAAGTTCCTTGAATCGCTCCTCGGCCTCGTGATCGCCGGGGTTCTTGTCCGGGTGGTATTTGATCGCGAGCTTCCGGTAGGCCTTTTTGAGGTCTTCCGGAGAGGTGCCGCGATCGACGCCCAGAATTTCGTAATAGTCGCGCTCGGTCTTCATCGAGGCTTACGCGGCCCCTTTCGAGACGATGACGGTCGCGGGACGGAGCAGGCGGTCGCGGAGCTTGTAGCCGCGGCGGAGCTGGCGCAGCACGAGATCGGCGGCGACTTCGCCGCTGGCCTCCTGCCCGATCGCCTCGTGAAAATTCGGATCGAACGGCGTGCCGACGGCCTCGATGGGCTCGACGCCGCTGTCCTTGAGGAAGTCCTGCAGCTGCTTCTGCACCATGGACATCCCCTGGAGAATGCTTTCCGCGCCGGTCGATTGCTTCGCGGCTTCCAGACCGAGCTCGAAATTGTCGAGCACGGGGAGCAGGCGCTCGAGGAGCGAGCTGTTGGCGTAGCGGATGGCTTCCTCGCGCTCGCGGGCGGTGCGTTTGCGGAAGTTGTCGAGGTCGGCCTGGCTGCGGACGTAGAGGTCCTTGAACTTCTCGAAGTCCGCGCGCAGGGCGTCGAGTTCCGGCGTGTCCGAGGCGGGGGCGGCGTTGGCTTCAGCAGCAGCAGCGGCGGCCTCTTCGTTGGTCGGAGTTGGGACGGAGTCGGTCATAGTTTGCGAATAGCTATCAAAGTGATGTCGTCATGTTGCGGAGAATTGCCGACGAAGGTCTTCAGGTCGTCGGTGAGACGGCGAATGACGTTCGCCGCATTTCCGGTCGCGCTGGCCTGGAGAGCCCGCACGAGACGTTCTGCGCCGAATTCATCGCCCTCCGCGTCGAGAGCCTCGGTGGCGCCGTCGGTGTAGAGCAGGACGAAGTCGCCCGGCTCGAGCTTGAATTCCAAGTCGGCGCAAACTCTATCGAACACCTCCCCGCTGTCAATTCCGAGGGCCATGCCCTTGGGGTTGAGGCTTTCCACGCGGCCCGTGGCCGCGCGGTAGACGTAGGGCGGATCGTGGCCGGCGCGGGCCATGGTGACGTCGCCGGATTGCCCGTTCAGCACGAGGTAGGCCATGCTGATGAACATGTCTTCCTTGATGTCGGGGTAAAGCTGGCGGTTCACCTGCTTGAGCAGGTCGGCCGGCGAGGTTTTCGCGGGGGCCTGGCTGCGAATGACGCTCCGGCACATGGCCATGATGAGCGAGGCCGGCACGCCCTTGCCCGAGACGTCGGCGACGGCGACGCCCGTGCGGTTTTCATCGATGACGAGGTAATCGAAATAGTCGCCGCTGACCTGGCGGGCGGGAATGTTCAATCCGCTGATTTCGTAGCCGGGCACGGGCGGAGGATCGGACGGCAGCAGGATGCTCTGGATCTCGCGGGCGATCTCGAGATCGTGATCGAGGCGTTTCTTCTCGTTCGCCTCGAGATAGACGACCTCGTTGTAGAGGGCGAAGGCGGATTGCTCGCAAATCGTGTGGAAGACCTTCACGTCGGCCTTGTCGAACGGGGCGGCACCGGGAGGAGCGGTGACGGCCAGCACGCCGAGCACCTTGCGGCGGTAGACAAGCGCGCCGAGCAGCGCAGAGCCGAGCTGGATCGAGCGCTCGCGGTGAAGGTTGAAGTCCACGAGATCCGCGGCGCCGGCGATGGTCGGTTCCGGGCTCTGCCATGCCGTGCCGATGAGTCCTTCGTTCGGCTTGATGGTGTGAAGGCGGACGTAGCTCTCGACGGCGATGGAAGTGTTCGCGCCTTGCTCGAGAATGTGACGGGGCACCTCGACCAGTGGCGGGCATCCCTTCGAAAGAAAGGCCGGCACCATGGCGGCGTCGTTGCGGTCGGCGAGATAAATGGCGCCGCCCTGCGCATCGAGGATGCGCGTCGCGCTCTCGACGATGAGACGATGAAGCTCGGCCGAGCGCACGCCCTCGGCAAAGGCTTCACCGAGGCTGTGGAGAAATTCGAAGACGCGGCCTTCCTCGAGCTCGATCTCGTGACGTGCGCGTTCGACGCGGCCGAGTCGCGCCGCGAGGATCGTGAAGGCGA from Chthoniobacterales bacterium includes these protein-coding regions:
- the grpE gene encoding nucleotide exchange factor GrpE, producing the protein MTDSVPTPTNEEAAAAAAEANAAPASDTPELDALRADFEKFKDLYVRSQADLDNFRKRTAREREEAIRYANSSLLERLLPVLDNFELGLEAAKQSTGAESILQGMSMVQKQLQDFLKDSGVEPIEAVGTPFDPNFHEAIGQEASGEVAADLVLRQLRRGYKLRDRLLRPATVIVSKGAA
- a CDS encoding GAF domain-containing SpoIIE family protein phosphatase, which produces MNWSLLFFVLFIASATAGVVAFTILAARLGRVERARHEIELEEGRVFEFLHSLGEAFAEGVRSAELHRLIVESATRILDAQGGAIYLADRNDAAMVPAFLSKGCPPLVEVPRHILEQGANTSIAVESYVRLHTIKPNEGLIGTAWQSPEPTIAGAADLVDFNLHRERSIQLGSALLGALVYRRKVLGVLAVTAPPGAAPFDKADVKVFHTICEQSAFALYNEVVYLEANEKKRLDHDLEIAREIQSILLPSDPPPVPGYEISGLNIPARQVSGDYFDYLVIDENRTGVAVADVSGKGVPASLIMAMCRSVIRSQAPAKTSPADLLKQVNRQLYPDIKEDMFISMAYLVLNGQSGDVTMARAGHDPPYVYRAATGRVESLNPKGMALGIDSGEVFDRVCADLEFKLEPGDFVLLYTDGATEALDAEGDEFGAERLVRALQASATGNAANVIRRLTDDLKTFVGNSPQHDDITLIAIRKL
- the dnaJ gene encoding molecular chaperone DnaJ — its product is MKTERDYYEILGVDRGTSPEDLKKAYRKLAIKYHPDKNPGDHEAEERFKELGHAYDVLMDPDKRAAYDRYGHAAFQQGAGGGAGGGGGFHDPFDLFREVFGQGGGSGGIFDQFFGGGGGASADGRQRGSDLRYDLQITLEEASDGVEKEIEIRKLSACDDCSGSGAQPGSKSVTCNVCRGRGQVVVSRGFFQVAQTCPGCQGTGRTIEKPCRSCGGEGRTEKTSRVKLKIPAGIEHGARLRSTGNGEAGLRGGGSGDLYVVMHIKEHPIFERDGTDLRCDVPIPFTTAALGGEIHVPTLKGAINLKIPAGTQGGAVFRVRNQGMPALHGGPKGDLFTHVQVEVPTKLNSEQRAKLEEFAELCGDDNTPLHRSFYDKLKDFFTA